The genomic DNA ATGGAAACAAAAAACCTACTCTTGAAATTGCTAAAAAGAAATTTGGATATTTTGTTTCTGAAACAGAAACTTATAAGACGATAAATGATTACTTAAAGTTAAAAAACAGAAGACATCCTGTCGTATACTTATTAGAAGCTGCAGATGATATTGCATATAGTGCAGCAGATATCGAAGATGGTGTAAAATTAGGCATAGTTAATATTGATGACATTTACGTTTTATTTGACAAATATTTAACTGAAAACAAAGAAGAAGTTTTAAATTACTTGAAAGAATTAAGAAAAACATATTTTGATAATACAGATGTCAGCAAATCATTAATCGTTCAAAAATTTAGAATTCATACTCAGAAGTTAATGATCGAATGCATAATAAATGCATTTGAAGAAAATTATGATTCTATTATGAATGGAGAATTAGAAGATGAGATCATTAATATTTCAAATGCAAAGGATATTAGAATAGCTTATAAGAAATTACAAAATATTCTTTTTGATAATAAATCTATTTTGAAAAAAGAAATGGCTGGCTGGGAGGCAATATATGGTTTGTTGAAAATATTTGTTACAGCATCTAGAAGTGAGAATTTTAATGCAACTGGTAATAATTATGAATCACGTTTATATAAAATAATAGCAGCAAGTCATAGAAAAGTATATCAAGACATTGAAAAGTATGAAAATAAAGAATATAAGAAACTTCAATTAGTTGTGGATTTTATAAGCGGCATGACAGATTCATATGCAATTACACTTTTCCAGGAATTGACGGGTATTAAATATAATTAATAATGCTAGAATATAAGGAAATAAAGGACAAATTTAATTTATCATTTAGTGAGTTATTAAATAATAATTCTTCACTAAAATATTTGCTATATGAAATCTTTGTTTATGGTTCGGCTTATATTGTTGGAGGTTATTTGAGAGATTTAATAAATGATAAGTCATCCAGAGATATAGATATTATAATTGATTTAAAACATGAAAAGCTTTTAGAATTATTGAGGGATTCAAATTCAATATATGCAATTAATAGGCATAATGGTATTAAAATACAGTATAAAAACGTTGAAGTTGATATGTGGAGTATTGAGAATAATTGGGCATTTAAAAATAATTTAGTGAAATTGAATGATGAAAAAAAATTGAATAGTATTGCTAAAGGATGCTTTTATAATTTTGATGCACTAGTAATTAATTTACACACAAGCAATTTAGATATAAAGTATTACAATGACTTTATTAAAAATAATTGTCTTGAAATACTCCAATCATCTCCCCTTTATAAAAATTTAAATCCAACAACAGAAGCAAATATTCTAAGGGCTTTCTATTTAAGAAAATTGTATAATATTGATTATTCCTCAAACACTAAACAATATCTTATAAAAAAAATTGGTAATATTAGAGATAGAAACAAAAACTCTATAAATAAACTCTTAGAAACAAAGCTTAAATATCCAAAGTATGATAATACTTTATCAAATGATGATTTGTATTTTTATATTAATGAATTAATTAATAGCAATGAGATAAATAATCAATTTTTATTGAAACTATAAATATGAGCGGATTATTTTTGAATTTTTATACTATTGAAATTCCATTAATCCCCAGTTCGCAGTAGATTAGCGAAGCGTATCTTCGTCATATTTAAATAATAGTCTACTGACCTACCAACGAAAACCCCGTTTGCTGGAGGCTGTAAATAAAGAGAAATTGTCATTGGACTGGGTATAGGTTGTTTTATGCGAGTTATATCTCTGTAAATGAACTTACTGTATTCTAAAATCACTTTAATATTACCATGATTTAAAATAATTTGTAAACTATTCTACTATTAAAACAGTTAAATTTAAAAGTTGAGATAAAAGTTATTTAATTAGGTTGAAAAAGGTTTATTTTTACTTCCCTAACGATATTTGCTAAATGTGATATTTTTACAATATCGTTAATATGAAATTTTGCAGAAAGAAATAACTCGTAACAATGAAGGATATTAAAATATTTGAAAGTAAAAAGATACGTTCAAATTGGGATAGTGAACAGGAGAAATGGTACTTTTCTGTTGTTGATATTATTGAAATTTTAACTGATAGTCCAAGACCACGAAAATATTGGAGTGCTTTAAAATCTAAGTTAAAACTGGAAGGGAGTGAGTTGTCCCAAAATTTGGGACAACTGAAAATGCAATCTGAAGATGGAAAGTTTTACTTAACAGATGTGGCTGATACTGAACAATTATTTCGATTAATACAATCAATCCCTTCTCCGAAGGCAGAGCCATTTAAACAATGGTTGGCAAAAGTTGGGTACGAGAGAATAGAAGAAAGTCAAGATCCGGAAAAGTCAATTGATAGGGCTATGGAGAATTATTTGGCTTTAGGGTATAGCTCGGCTTGGATAAATCAACGATTAAAAAGTATAGAGGTTAGAAAAGAATTAACCGATGAATGGGAAAAAAGAGGTGTTAAAAAAGGACAAGATTTTGCCACACTTACAGATATTATTACACAAGCCTGGAGTGGAAATACGGTTGGGCAGTATAAGAAGTTTAAAGGGTTAAAAAAGGAAAATCTACGAGATAATATGACTAATCTTGAACTTGTGCTAAATATGTTGGCAGAAGCAACAACTACAGAAATAAGCAAGGAAAATAACCCCAAAACTTTTGATGATAATAAAAGAATTGCCAAAAAAGGCGGTGAAATAGCAGGAGATACCAGAAAGAAAATTGAACAACAAACAGGGAAGAAAATTGTCAGCCCACAAAATGCTAAATTATTGAAAGAGTCAAAGGAGAATAAACGAATTAAATAGTTACACTCCTAGCGTTCGCCCTAGTCTGTAAGCAAAACGAAATTTTCTTTAGCCTAGCGGAGATTTGCAGAGCGTATTTATTTTAGCATATATACATGCAAAATTAGAAACCTTAAGTTCTTTTCAATATGATATTGTTTCTAAGCCACCAATTCAGGATATTCAAAGTATTCCTGAACCTTGGAGGAATTAAGAAATTGAGAGTTCTCTTTCCTTTGAAATCTTAAAACAGAATGTGCTGTCATCTCCTTTTCGTCATATGGCTTAAAGAATTGCTTTACCTCTTCGATGGTTAAGTTTTCATTCAAGTAGTTCAGTGCTTCATCCTCTTTTATGAGCAAAAGCATCCGCGATCCATTTGGTGCATCGGGATTATTGTGAATCTTTTCAACTAAGGGGTTTGGGGGAGTTGTAATAATTGAGAACGACTCAGAAATCTCTCCAGTTTGCTCGTCAACCTTTTTATTCCAAATTCCACCTGCATAAAAAAGGTCTCCATTTTTAGGTTGAATAAAATATGGGTAGGTTTCCTTTCTAAAGTGATAATACTCAAAGTAACCATCAATTGGAATTAAGCATCGATGATTAAATATAATATCCTTATGCTGGTAGAATACTCGTTCACAGGTTGAGTTCAGCAATTCTCGTGTAACAACTTTACTCGTTTTTTTATCATAGTATGAATATGGAAGAGTCCATTGCATATTATGGAATTGCAGCTTCCCATTCTCCTTTACTAAGGCGGTTATTTGCGGTTTCCCTTTGCCAATAGCAACGTAATACTCCATGAACTCGTCCTTCATAGCAACAATTGCTTCATTAACTTGTTGATTAAATTCACTTGGATACTGATTTTTAGATCTTTGTTCCATAGCCTTACGGACTTTCTTTGTTCCAATCCAGTAGCACATTGTGGTATTGTTTGAAATTAATTATTCGTCTAATTTACAAAAACATCTATTCAGTTAAAATTAAGGAAGCAATCAAATTGCGTGTATTGTTTGAGCATTTTAAGCGTTGCATTTCACATGTAGGGTTCATCATTTAGCTAGTTCAATATTCAAGGACTCGTTGGCATGATAAATAATAAATCACTTATCTGGATTTGAACACTCAAAATTCCTTGTTTGAGTTATCTTTTGGATAGTTTTTCAATGATTTAAGATAGTTTGCAAAGCTATTAAACCTCCTGTAAAAGCTAAATTTTAAAAGTTGCAATAAAAGATGTTCAAAGAGTGGAAAAAAGATTTATTTTTACAACTCATAAAAGGGTATCACAATTACAAATAAAGGCTGAGTAAATAATCGAATTAAATATTTTTATCATGAAAAAACTATTGTTTTATATTGGAGTCCTAACATTGATAATTACTATGTCTAGATGTATGGATGGAGGGACGTATGCAAAATATGAAATAGTATTAAATCTAACAAGTTGGAGTTTGCCCGATACAGCAAAGGTCTCAGTTCCTTTTAGTACATCTTTAAATTCAGTAATTGATAATTCTTGCCTAAAGAACTTACGATTTGTAGTGGATAAGTACGATAATTTCACCTATAGGGGTTATGCACATGCACTTTTCGAGAATCATGGTGAGGCTTGCTACGACATGCAAGAATACAAGGATACTACAATTAACGTCACTATTAATAGTGCAGGTAAGTACTATTTCTATTTCTTAAGGGAAGGAATATTTAGAAGAGATTCAATAGTAATTATTCCTTAACAATAGGTTTTTGAATTAAAACAGTAGCATTTTAATACTAATTTGTATGGTCGAAGATTACCTTCCATCGACCATCAATTTTTTTCCAAAGCAAAGAATAGAATCCTTTTAGGGTGTCTTTTTCCCTTTCAAGAGCCCATTTGCCAACAACAAACATTTGTTTATCATTCAATGGTTCAAATGATATGTGGGTGAATTTAAGCCTTCCCATGGTTTGTTTATCGGGGTACGATTTTTTGTAATTATCTAATGTTGTCTGCCAGCCCTTTGTAAGGCCTCGTCTACCTAAAAACCTTAAACTATCGGATTTCCAATAACCATCCATAAACCCATCAATATCGCCATTGCTCCAGCACTGGGATTGTTTGTCCATTACCGCTTTGATTTCAGTTTTATCTTTATCAAAGTTACTTCTTGAGCAGCCAATAACAACAAAAACAAATAGGATGATAGGTAAGAGTGTTTTCATAGTGATACGATAAGGATATGAAGTAAAGATATACAAAACTATGTAACTATTCAGCATACAAAAAATCGCACGCAAAGTCACAGAGAAATTAATCCGTAGAGGATAAATAAAAGACAATGAAGGTGGAATCGTTATAAGAAAAAAAACAGAAAAAACACACTAATGTAGGTTTATCGAAAAAACTAAGAAATTTATAATGACAACAATTAATCAGCGCAAAGGGAAAAACTTTTAGTTTTTTCTTCTTTGCGAACTTGGCGGCTTTGCGAGAATTATTAGTGCAAGAATATCATGGTAATTGACTTTTTTTATTTTCTTTTAAAAAAATAGCTATCAAATCATGCACCTAAGTAGTTATAAAACTCTAAATGAGGATAGTTTATTTTCGAAATTTCTTAAACCCTTCATCTATAGGCATCCAGTAAATATCTGAGTTTCCATTGCCGGGGACTAACCTCCTTTTTGAAATTGAGCTAAGTTTCCAATCTGGCAGTATATCTTTAAATTTTATGGTTTTTGTTGATGAGGCAAAAAACAAATATTTTCCATCTGGAGTAACTGAAATGCTTATGGCATCTAGGCAGGGAAGGTTTAGCTCTTTAATAAGATCTATTCCGTTACTCCAAGTATCATCTACGTTATGAAAAAATAGCATGTAGGTAGATTTTTTCAAGTTACTTGAATCCCTTCCAGCCACACAACCTATAAGGTAGCTATCATCAGGAGCAATACAGGCATTATAAATAGTTCCTTTTTCGTTAACTGGAGCAGGAAGAACAGTTGGATTTTGGTATTCACCATTCACCAGTTTTGCGCGAAGTATTTGCGATACTTTTGTTTTTGAATCTGTACGGCAGAAGTAAAGTGTTCCATCCTTTGTAAGCGAGGGGTAGAACTCATCGAAAGCATTTATAAATTCGGGTAACGGTTTGGCTTCGCCCCAGCTATTATCTGCTTGCATTTCAGCCACCCATATGTTTTGGTTCGCCCAGCCTGCTTTAGCAACCTCATTGGCTCTTGGTTTTGTTGAGAGGAAAAAGATCTTCTTGCCATCAGCAGACAAAGCAGGTTCAGCAAAGAAAAAAGATGTATCCCTTGCAAACGAGGCAACTACTGCTTCTTGCCAAACTCCATTGATCCTTTTAGTTGTCATAATTGTATTCCAATCACCCTGAAAAAGAGAATAGTAAATTTCGTTTCCATCGGGTGATATTGCAAAATCTCTTTCGTACAAACCTGTTGATATTATTCCCGGTGCAAATATTTCTGGTTTCGACCCAGTAAGTTTTTGACCAAGAAAATCTCCTTTGAGAGTTGGAAAACTATTTTGAGCTGATAATTCATTATAAGCAATTAGTGTGATTGCTAATAAAATGAATAAAAATAATTTTGAGGTTTTCATGGTAGGAGTTTAGAGCGTTTTATTTTTTAAAGATACGCATTAACCTTTATACCCTATACCAAAACTCAAAAAGGAAATAAATAGTATCAATAATTAATACCGTATAAAAAGTGTTCGAAACATCTTTTTACTAATTTTGATTCAAATCTAAATTAAACAATACTGACATGGATAAAAGTATAAAAGGAACTCAAACCGAGAAAAAT from Bacteroidales bacterium includes the following:
- the dgt gene encoding dNTP triphosphohydrolase produces the protein MNHRDKWILLLRDKRFRQKSKTNKSDGRNPFENDYGRLISSSPIRRLQDKTQVFPLEKSDYIRTRLTHSLEVSYIASSIGQSVENKLLKKKDIDITLKGNLSSLLRVAGLVHDLGNPPFGHFGEEAIKKFFKDYFLNNTTTLSELEKADFINFDGNVQTFRILSKLYYFGDDRGYNLNYSSLASIVKYPSNSLDGNKKPTLEIAKKKFGYFVSETETYKTINDYLKLKNRRHPVVYLLEAADDIAYSAADIEDGVKLGIVNIDDIYVLFDKYLTENKEEVLNYLKELRKTYFDNTDVSKSLIVQKFRIHTQKLMIECIINAFEENYDSIMNGELEDEIINISNAKDIRIAYKKLQNILFDNKSILKKEMAGWEAIYGLLKIFVTASRSENFNATGNNYESRLYKIIAASHRKVYQDIEKYENKEYKKLQLVVDFISGMTDSYAITLFQELTGIKYN
- a CDS encoding Bro-N domain-containing protein translates to MKDIKIFESKKIRSNWDSEQEKWYFSVVDIIEILTDSPRPRKYWSALKSKLKLEGSELSQNLGQLKMQSEDGKFYLTDVADTEQLFRLIQSIPSPKAEPFKQWLAKVGYERIEESQDPEKSIDRAMENYLALGYSSAWINQRLKSIEVRKELTDEWEKRGVKKGQDFATLTDIITQAWSGNTVGQYKKFKGLKKENLRDNMTNLELVLNMLAEATTTEISKENNPKTFDDNKRIAKKGGEIAGDTRKKIEQQTGKKIVSPQNAKLLKESKENKRIK
- a CDS encoding DUF4440 domain-containing protein, encoding MILFVFVVIGCSRSNFDKDKTEIKAVMDKQSQCWSNGDIDGFMDGYWKSDSLRFLGRRGLTKGWQTTLDNYKKSYPDKQTMGRLKFTHISFEPLNDKQMFVVGKWALEREKDTLKGFYSLLWKKIDGRWKVIFDHTN